The following are encoded in a window of Syngnathus scovelli strain Florida chromosome 4, RoL_Ssco_1.2, whole genome shotgun sequence genomic DNA:
- the LOC125966893 gene encoding keratin, type II cytoskeletal 8-like yields the protein MAANNKNTCKSHSLPLSSLNFSSHSHTGAGGLTARKSHSVGCSYGGSTSYAGPGIITSTSNSGLGSTMGGSGLAFGGSMGLGQAQISAVTVNKSLLAPLNLAIDPTIQAVRTQEKEQIKTLNNRFASFIDKVRFLEQQNKMLETKWNLLQGQTTTRSNIDAMFEAYITNLRRQLDSLGNDKMKLEADLHNMQGLVEDFKNKYEDEINKRTECENDFVLIKKDVDEAYMNKVELEAKLESLTDEINFLRSIYEEELRELQSQIKDTSVIVEMDNSRNLDMDAIVAEVKAQYEDIANRTQAEAETWYKSKFEEMQTSASRYGDDLRATRTEIADLNRMIQRLTSEIDGVKGQRANLETQIAEAEERGELAIKDAKSRIQDLEDALQRAKQDMARQIREYQDLMNVKLALDIEIATYRKLLEGEEHRLANGIQSISISKQTTDPLSGIDTRQNVYSSGYSSGQSITHSSTHSSGYGSGYGNYYGFGGGFGGGFGGGFGGYRSCGYSSGCYGVSGQRSTHSSTQSSGYGSDYSSDYGSSSYGSSSYGSSSYGSGSYGSGSFGGSCGYSSGSYGGSDSHGNYGGNSSPPKPRKLKMIETRDGKVVSESSEVIED from the exons ATGGCAGCCAATAACAAGAACACTTGTAAGAGCCACTCTCTTCCTCTGAGTTCTCTGAACTTCAGCAGCCACTCCCACACCGGAGCAGGAGGGCTGACCGCCCGCAAGAGCCACAGTGTCGGGTGTTCCTACGGAGGCAGTACCAGCTATGCAGGGCCAGGCATCATCACCAGCACCAGCAACTCCGGTCTCGGCTCCACCATGGGTGGATCAGGCTTGGCTTTTGGGGGTAGCATGGGACTGGGTCAGGCCCAAATCTCTGCTGTGACTGTCAACAAGAGTCTGCTGGCCCCGCTCAACTTGGCCATTGACCCCACCATCCAGGCTGTCCGCACCCAGGAGAAAGAGCAAATCAAGACCCTCAACAATCGCTTTGCCTCTTTCATTGACAAG GTGCGCTTCCTGGAGCAGCAGAACAAAATGCTAGAGACCAAGTGGAACCTGCTGCAGGGCCAGACCACCACGCGCTCCAACATCGACGCCATGTTTGAGGCCTACATCACCAATCTGCGCAGACAGCTTGACAGCCTGGGCAACGACAAGATGAAGCTAGAGGCTGACCTGCACAACATGCAGGGCCTGGTAGAGGACTTCAAGAACAA GTACGAAGATGAGATCAACAAGCGTACAGAGTGTGAGAACGACTTCGTCCTCATCAAGAAG GATGTTGATGAGGCCTACATGAATAAGGTTGAGCTGGAGGCCAAGCTGGAAAGtctgacggatgagatcaacttCCTCAGGTCCATCTATGAGGAG GAGCTGCGTGAGCTCCAGAGCCAGATCAAGGACACATCAGTCATTGTGGAAATGGACAACAGCCGTAACCTGGACATGGACGCCATCGTAGCAGAGGTGAAGGCTCAGTACGAGGACATCGCCAACCGCACCCAGGCTGAGGCAGAGACATGGTACAAGAGCAAG TTTGAGGAGATGCAGACATCCGCCAGCAGATATGGAGATGACCTGAGGGCTACCAGGACAGAGATTGCCGACCTCAATCGCATGATCCAGAGGCTGACATCCGAGATTGATGGCGTTAAGGGACAG CGTGCCAATCTGGAGACTCAGATTGCCGAGGCCGAGGAGCGCGGTGAGCTGGCTATTAAGGATGCCAAGTCCCGCATCCAAGACTTGGAGGATGCCCTGCAGAGAGCCAAGCAGGACATGGCCCGCCAGATCCGCGAGTACCAGGACCTGATGAACGTCAAGTTGGCTCTGGACATCGAGATCGCCACCTACAGGAAGCTGCTGGAGGGCGAGGAGCACAGACTGGCAAATGGCATCCAGTCCATCAGCATCTCCAAACAGACCA CAGACCCACTCAGCGGCATAGACACAAGACAGAACGTCTACTCAAGCGGTTACAGCAGCGGCCAAAGCATCACCCACAGCAGCACCCACAGCAGCGGCTATGGCAGCGGCTATGGCAACTACTACGGCTTTGGCGGCGGCTTTGGCGGCGGCTTTGGCGGCGGCTTTGGCGGCTACAGAAGCTGCGGCTACAGCAGCGGCTGCTATGGCGTCAGCGGCCAACGCAGCACCCACAGCAGCACCCAGAGCAGCGGCTATGGCAGCGACTATAGCAGCGACTACGGCAGCAGCAGTTACGGCAGCAGCAGTTACGGCAGCAGCAGTTACGGCAGCGGCAGCTACGGCAGCGGCAGCTTTGGCGGCAGCTGCGGCTACAGCAGCGGCAGCTATGGCGGCAGCGACAGCCACGGTAACTATGGCGGCAACTCGTCACCACCCAAACCAAGAAAACTCAAGATGATCGAGACCAGGGATGGCAAAGTGGTGTCTGAGTCCTCCGAGGTCATTGAGGATTGA